GTATTGTCAATGGTGCGCGGATGGCCGTCTGCTGGTGGAAGACACGAGCACCCGCGGATGCGGCTCAAGGCGGTCAACGCGCGCGTTACAGGGCCGCCACCCACGGGTGAGCGGCCCTGGCGCTTGCCGGGTGAATCTTCAATCCGTATGAGGTCAGACCCGAATCCGCGAGTAGGTGGTGAGCCGATCTTCAGGCTGGCGTGGAGTTCGTTTTCCGGGTGATTTCCGGGTGCGTGCAGGCCGAGTGCCCGAGTGTCGCCTCGGGTGTGCGGGGTCCGGTGGTGTCGGGGCCGTGATGGCCTGGTCAGGGCGCTGCGGGTAGGGCGCGGATGCGGGCGAGGACCTCGTCGAGCAGGTGGTGTCCGGGTGGTAGGCGCAGCTCGACGCCGCGGGCGTGGCTGACCAGCCGGGCTGGTACCCGGATCAGCCGCTGCCGCAGGGTGGCGATCATGGCTTGGCCGCCGCGGACGCCGTGGCCGAACAGCCGAGCACCGGATCGGGTTGCGGTGAGCTGGTGCAGCCAGCCGGCGATGCTGGCGGCGAGCAGCGCACCCCACATCCAGGCGGTGTTGACCTCGGGATGTCCGGAGGGGAGATGACGCAACCCCGCTCCGAGCTTGGCATCCCTGAAGGTGTTCTCGATCGAGGTGCGGTGCCGGTACCAGTGCTCGGCCGCGGCCGCCCGCTCGGGCGTGGACACGTCGAGGTTGGTCACGATGAACGAGTAGCCGTAGACGGCGTCGGCGGCGGCCAGCTCGTCGATGGGCAGCGCCCGCTGGTCGGGGTGCAGGGTCCGCCGGCGCCGGGCCCGGGGGTCGGCGGAGACTTGCCCGGCGCCGGGTTCGGCGGAGACGTCGAGGCGGACCCGGCGGATCAGCAGCCGGGTCGCGGCGGGCCACCACTCGGGGCAGTACTCGGTGACCGCGACCTGCGCGCTGGTCATGTCGATCGCGTCGGTCCACGCGGTCTCGGCGAGGCCGTCGAGGAGCCGCCACAGCGGCGCGATCCGGCGCGCGCCGATGGCGAACTCGACATCGGCGGACAGCGCGGCGCGGGCCAGCTCCCCAGCGAAGTAGCCGGCGTCGGCGCGCAACCGGATCCGCCCGGCCCGGGCCGGGGTCGGCAGCGCGGCCAGCGCCCGGCCCAGCAGCTCCGCGGCGTGCGGGCGGGGATCCTCGTTGCCGGCCATCAGGTCCCCGGCCAGCATGGCCAGCACCGTCGAGGTCTGCGCCCAGGTGGCCACGTGCGGACGGCCGCAGCGTTGTCCCTGGTGATTGAACGCCACCCCACGCTTGTGACGTCCATAGACCTCGACGTCGGTGGTGTCGAGGTCGATCGTGACCTGCTCACACAGCGCCGCGGCCCGCTGCGCGGGCAGCAGCGCGAACATCGCGGTGTGCATGTCACCGACCGCGGTCTCCACCGCCCGCCACTGCCCGTCGGTGAACCGCCGGGCCAGCCCGGCCGCGGTCGTGGAGCTCAGCCCGGGCACCGCGGCGAGCATCTGCCCGGCGA
The Actinomycetota bacterium DNA segment above includes these coding regions:
- a CDS encoding IS1380 family transposase — its product is MSRLRGRHRVGRKVRVGAPDPSLTGTSGMAAVTELVDRLGMIRLLDAAIGPIKARDRGFTGGQVLVGLACAQLAGEDFLVGLDRYRADVAGQMLAAVPGLSSTTAAGLARRFTDGQWRAVETAVGDMHTAMFALLPAQRAAALCEQVTIDLDTTDVEVYGRHKRGVAFNHQGQRCGRPHVATWAQTSTVLAMLAGDLMAGNEDPRPHAAELLGRALAALPTPARAGRIRLRADAGYFAGELARAALSADVEFAIGARRIAPLWRLLDGLAETAWTDAIDMTSAQVAVTEYCPEWWPAATRLLIRRVRLDVSAEPGAGQVSADPRARRRRTLHPDQRALPIDELAAADAVYGYSFIVTNLDVSTPERAAAAEHWYRHRTSIENTFRDAKLGAGLRHLPSGHPEVNTAWMWGALLAASIAGWLHQLTATRSGARLFGHGVRGGQAMIATLRQRLIRVPARLVSHARGVELRLPPGHHLLDEVLARIRALPAAP